The sequence below is a genomic window from Candidatus Krumholzibacteriia bacterium.
AGAAGTACAAGTTCTGTCATGGCGCCAGCTGACGCCCGAGCGAAACGGAAAACAGTGAGCAAGTCCCTGGTCATCGTCGAATCGCCGGCCAAGGCGCGCACGATCAAGAAGTATCTGGGTCGCAACTACGAGGTGAAGGCCTCGGTGGGCCACGTCATCGACCTGCCGAAGAGCGAGCTCGGCGTCGACGTGGACAACGACTTCGCCCCCAAGTACGTCACCATCAAGGGCAAGGGGAAGGTGCTGCAGGAGCTCAAGGCGGCGGGAAAGAAAGTGGACGAGGTGCTCCTCGCCACCGACTTGGACCGCGAAGGGGAAGCCATCGCCTGGCACTTGCAGAACTTCCTCGCCTCCGTGCAGCCCAACGTCAAGCGCATCCTCTTCAACGAGATCACCCAGCGCGCCATCCAGGAAGCCATCGCCAACCCCGGGGACGTGGACCAGCGCAAGGTGGACGCGCAGCAGGCCCGGCGCATCCTGGACCGCCTGGTGGGCTACATGGTGAGCCCGGTCCTCTGGCAGGTGTTCTACTACGGTCTATCCGCCGGCCGCGTGCAGTCCGTGGCCCTCCGGCTCATCTGCGAGCGGGAGCGCGAGATCCGCGCCTTCGTGCCGCAGGAGTTCTGGTCGATCACGGCGCTGCTGCGCGCCGCGGGCGGCGACTTCGAGGCCAAGCTGCGCACCTGGAAGGGCGAGCGGGCCGAGCTCGGCTCGCAGGCGGACGCCGATGCCGTGCTCGCCGCCTTGGCGAGCGCCGACTGGCGCGTCGCCCAGGTGGAAGCCAAGGAGCGCCGGCGCAATCCCTATCCGCCGTACATCACCAGCTCGCTGCAGCAGGATGGGGCGCGGCGCCTGCGCTTCTCGGCCAAGAAGACCATGATGCTGGCGCAGCAGCTCTACGAGGGTGTGGAGCTGGGCACGGAAGGCCCCGTCGGCCTCATCACCTACATGCGTACCGACTCGACCCGCCTCTCCGACCAGGCGCGCGGCGAGGGCATCGACTGGATCCGCGCCCAGCTCGGCGAGGACTATCTGGCCCCGACGCAGCGGCAGTTCAAGCAAGGCAAGAGCGTGCAAGACGCCCACGAGGCCATCCGCCCCACGGCAGGGGCGCGCACCCCGGAGGAAGTGAAGCGCTTCCTCAGCCCGGACCAGTTCGCGCTCTATGACCTCGTCTGGCGGCGCTTCACCGCCTCGCTCATGAGCAGCGCCACCTACCTCGCCACCACCGCGGACATCGAGGCCGGCCCGGCCATCTTCCGCGCCACCGGCTCGCAGCTGCAGTTCGACGGCTACCTGCGCGTCTACCCGGACGTGCGCGAGAAGGACGAGCAGGAGGGCGTGCTGCCGGCGCTCGCCAACGGCCAGAGCCTCACCTTGCGCGAGCTGCAGCCGAAGCAGCACTTCACCGAGCCGCCGCCGCGCTACACCGAGGCCACCTTGATCCGGGAGCTCGAGGAACGCGGCATCGGCCGGCCGAGCACCTACGCCAGCATCGTCAGCACCATCCGTGAGCGGGAGTACGTCCTCAAGGACGGCGGCCGCTTTACCCCCACGGATCTCGGCATGGAAGTATGGGAAGCGCTGGAGAAAGCCTTCCCCGCCCTCTTCGAGGTGGATTTCACCGCCCGCATGGAGAGCGAGCTCGACAAGGTGGAAACCGGCGAGGACGACTGGCAGACGGTGGTGCGCGACTTCTACGGGCCCTTCTCCAAGGTGCTGGAGGAACTCAAGGGCGACCCCCAGGCGATGAAGCAGCTCCTCGACCATGGCGAGGCCGTGCCCTGCGACAAGTGCGGCGCCACGTTGATCAAGAAGTGGGGACGGAACGGCCCCTTCCTCGCCTGCCCGAACTACCCGAAGTGCCGCAACACCAAATCGCTGAATGGCGAGAGCGCCGTCGTCCCGCTCGGCAAGCAATGTCCCAAGTGCGGCGGCGAGATGGTGAAGAAGCGCGGGCGCTATGGCGAGTTCGGCGCTTGCCAGAACTATCCCGATTGCAAGTACACCGAGCCCCTCTCCATCGGCGTCAACTGCCCGCGCGGCTGCGGCGGCCACCTGGCGCTCAAGCGCAGCGGCCGCGGTCGCACCTTCTACGGCTGCAGCCGCTACCCGGACTGCGACTACGCCTCCTGGGACAAACCGACGGGGGAGAAGTGCTCAGCCTGCGGTGTCGGCGATCTGGTGGAAAAGAACACCAAAGCCAAGGGGATCTTCAAGAAGTGCCCGGCGTGCAAGGAAGAGTTCGTGGACTGAAGCGGACCGCAGCGCGGCGGCAGCGCCGGGCGCCGCCCCAGACCGGGCTGCCGCAGTCGCGGCGCGCCACGACCTGGCTCCAGACTTTTCTCCTGCACCTGCGCGCCTCCGGCTGTTCGCCGCTCACGGTCGAAGCCTACCGGCGCGATCTCCTCGTCTTCGCCACCGCCCATGGCGCCCTCCCGGACACGGCGAGCCGCGATGACGTGCGCACCCACCTGGCAGCGATGGTGCGAAGCGGCGCCAACCCGGGCACGGTGGGGCGCCGGCTGGCCGCGCTCCGCCGCTACTTCCGCCACGGCGTCGATCAGGGCGACTGGGCCAGCGACCCGACGCTCGGCCTGCGGCCACCGCAGCGCCAGCGTGTCCTGCCGCGCCATCTCGACGAGGCAGCAGCCCTCCGACTCATGGACTTGCCCGATACGCGCAGGCTGGAGGGGAAGCGCGATCGCGCTATCCTCGAGCTCTTCTACGGCACCGGCATGCGTCTCGCCGAGCTCGTGGGCCTTGACCGCGACGATGTGCACCTGGAAAGCGAGAATCTCCGGGTGCTCGGAAAGGGGAACAAGGAACGGATCCTGCCGCTCACGGGCTGCGTGCACCGCGCCGTCAGCGCCTATCTCGCCGCCGCCCCGGTGGCGGTGCCCGAGGCCGATGGCAGGCTGCCACTTTTTCTCGGCCGGGGGCGGCGGCGCCTGTCGCGCCGGTCGGTACAGCGCCTGGTGGCGGACGCCATCCGCCGCACCGCCGCGGTGTCGAAAGCGAGCCCCCACGTGCTCCGTCACAGCTTCGCCACCCACATGCTGAACGCCGGCGCCGATCTGCGCGCCGTGCAAGAGCTCCTCGGCCACAGCCGCCTGTCGACCACGCAGATCTATACTCACGTCTCCATCGAGCGCGCCCGCAAGGCCTACGAGCGCGCCCACCCGCGGGCGTAGGAGGCGTTCATGCCCGAGATCCGCTCCACCACCATCCTCGGCGTCCGCGTCCGCGGTGGCGCCGCTCTCGGGGGCGACGGACAGGTGACGCTCGGGACCACGGTGATGAAAGCCGGGGCGCGCAAGGTGCGCGCGCTGCGCGGCGGGGCCGTCCTCGCCGGCTTCGCCGGCACGGCGGCGGATGGTTTCACCCTCTTCGAACGCATCGAGAAGAAGCTCGAAGAACATTCGGGGCGCCTGGCCCGCGCTGCCGTCGAGCTCGCCAAGGACTGGCGGAGCGACCGGGTGCTGCGCCGCCTGGACGCCCTCATGATCGTCATGGACACGGAGCAAGGCTTCATCATCTCCGGCAACGGAGATGTCATCGAGCCCGACGACGGCATCATGGCGGTGGGCGCCGGCGGCCCTTATGCTCTCGCCGCCGCCCGGGCGCTGGTGCAGAGCACGGAGCTCGACGCCGAGGACATCGTCCGCCGCTCCCTCGACATCGCCGCCGACATCTGCATCTACACCAACCGCGAGACCACGGTGCTCACCTTGCCGGGAGCGCGATGAAAACCGTCGACTTCGTCCGCCTCGAGGCGGAGCAGGCGCTGACGCCACGGCAGATCGTCGTCGAGCTCGACCAGTACATCGTCGGCCAGCAGGCGGCGAAGCGCGCCGTGGCCATCGCGCTCAGGAACCGCTGGCGGCGGCAGCGCGCCCCGGAGGCGCTCCGCGGCGAGATCCTCCCCAACAACATCATCCTCATCGGCCCCACCGGCGTCGGCAAGACCGAGATCGCCCGCCGTCTGGCCCGGCTCGCCCGCGCTCCCTTCGTCAAGGTCGAGGCCACGAAATTCACCGAGGTCGGCTACGTCGGGCGGGACGTGGACTCCATGGTGCGCGACCTGGCCGAGGTGGCCGTCGCCGAGGTGAAGGCCGAGTGGAGCCAGCGGGTGGAGGCGGAAGCCCGGGAGCGGAGCGAGCAGCGCCTCCTCGACCTGCTCCTGCCCCATGTCGCCGCCACCGACGCCGAGGCGCGGGAGCGCCAGGAGCGCACCCGGGAGAAGCTCCGGGACTTGCTGCGCGCCGGCGAGCTCGAGGAACGCAAGGTGAGCGTCGACGTCCCAACCCGGTCGTTGCCAATGTTCGAGATCTTCTCCGCCGCGGGCTCCGAGGAGATGGGCGTCAACCTGAGCGAAAGCCTCGGCGGACTTTTCCCCGGACGCCGCCGGCGCAGCGAGCTCCCGGTGCGCGAGGCCCGGCCGCTGCTGCACGCCGAAGAGGTGGAGAAGCTGGTGGACATGGAAAAGGTGCGCCAAGAAGCGCTGCACCGGGCCGAGACGGCAGGCATCATCTTCCTCGACGAGATCGACAAGATCGCCGGCCACGGCCCGAACGTCGGTCCCGATGTTTCGCGGCAGGGGGTGCAGCGGGATCTGCTGCCCATCGTGGAGGGCTCGAGCGTCACCACCAAGCACGGCGTCGTGCGCACCGATCACATCCTCTTCGTCGCTGCCGGCGCTTTCCATGCCACCAAGCCCAGCGACCTCATTCCGGAGCTCCAGGGTCGCTTCCCGATCCGGGTGGAGCTGTCGTCGCTCGATGCGTCGGACTTCGTCCGCATCCTGACCGAACCCAAGAACGCCCTGGTGCGGCAGTACGCCGCCCTGGTGGAGGCAGAGGGGGGGAGCCTGGAGTTCACCCCGGAAGCGGTCACCGAGATCGCCGGCGTGGCGGCGCAGGTGAACGAGCGCAGCGAGAACATCGGCGCTCGCAGGCTGCACACGGTGATGACGACGCTCCTCGACGAGGTGCTCTTCGACCTGCCCGAATCGGGGCTGAAGACGATCCTGGTGGACGCCGCCTTCGTGCGTCGCCGGCTGGATCACATCCTCCGCGACGAAGATCTGAGTCGCTACATCCTCTGATTCCTGCAGCTCTGGTACCGCGACTCTGCTCCTCGACTCCTAGAAGGGATGGCAGGTGGCAAGGGAACTTCGAGAAGAACATGAAGTGTCTCGCTTAGTACTTTATGAGTAGTTGAGTTCGTGGAGGAGAATCACCCCATGCTGGCGCCGTCCTGGCTTTGGTGGGCACCGCTCGGGAGCGCTGCACTCCACATCGGAGAGGAATTCGTCTATCCAGGCGGATTCGCCGCCTGGGATCGGGAATTCCGGCCCTCCATCCGGAGCAGCATTACACCCAAGCTGCATGTCATCGTGAACGCCCTACTGCTGCTGGGCTGCTTCTGCATCGCGATCTCGGGGATGCCGGGCGCCGCTCTCGGTGTCGGTGCATTCCGCTTCCGCTCCGCGGTCCCGGCCTCGCTCTCCGTCCCTTGCTGGCTGGGCATGGCCGCCTTGCTGTTCTCGAATGCCGTCTTCCACCTCGTGGGGAGCTATCGGACCCAACGCTGGTCGCCGGGCGTGCGCACCGGCGTGCTTCTCTACCTGCCGATGGCGCTATACGGCTACTGGACCTTCCTCCATACTGGCCAGGTCTCCCCGATGACTGCTGGCTTCGCGGCCTTGTGCGGAGGGTCGTACCATCTGTGGTCCGCATGGGCGCACCGGTGGCGGGCGCGACGGCGTAAGGGATGAACCTCCAAAGCAGCATCCTTGCAGCAGGTGCACAGCATGAAGGATCTCACCATCTCCTTGGAACACAGGCCCGGCGCCCTCGCCGAGATGGGCGAGGCCTTGGGACGCGCCGGCGTGAGCATCGAGGGTGGAGGAGCTTGGGTCGTGGGCGGACAGGGCGTCGCCCATTTCCTCTTCGCGGACGGCAAGCCGGCTCGCCAGGCATTGGAGGCGGCCGGGATCCTGGTCCTGGCGGAACGTGAAGTGCTCGTGCAGCGCTTGCAGCAGGGCGTTCCCGGTCAACTGGGCCAGCTCACGCGGCGGATGGCAGAGGCCGGGGTGAACATCGAAGTGTTGTACAGCGACCATGAGCACCAGCTCATCCTCGTCGTCGACGATCCCGTGCGCGGACGCGCGGTTTCCGAGGCATGGAGCCGCGAGACTCGAGGGTGATCAGGTGCCCTTTTCCTTGGAGGCACGACATGACTACGAAGGGTTCCTCGCCCGGGGTCGCCACCTTCCTCGCCGGCCTGCCGCCAGAACGACGCCGAGAGGCCGAACGCGTCAGGGACTTGGTGCGACGCCACCTGCCCGCCGGGTACGAAGAGGTCGTCAGCAAGAACATGTTGGTCTACCAGGTGCCGCTGGAGCGTTATTCCGACACCTACAATGGGCAGCCACTCTGGTATGCAGCCCTGGCGTCGGAGAAGTCGTACTTGTCGCTGCACCTGATGCCCGTCTACGGGGACAAGGGACAAGCGCAGCGCCTCGAGGATGGCTTCCGGGCGGCGGGGAAGAAGCTCGACATGGGCAAGGCCTGCATCCATTTTCAGGCGGCCGACGATCTCGCGCTCGACGTCATCGGGGAGGTCGTGGGGAGCACCCCGGTCGACCGCTGGGTGGAGATCGCTGCCACCGCACGCCGTCGCAAGTCCAGGTGAGCCGCCTCGTCGGGCGAAGGACGGGCTCCGCGTGGGCGATCGCGGTCAGCGTCCTTGCTGCCTGCGCGAAATCGGAACGCGTGGCGGAAGGGCCGCTCAGCCTCGATACCACGCCCCAGGAGGTGCCCTTCCTGCTCCCGGTCGCCTCCGCACCGAGACGCGATCT
It includes:
- a CDS encoding HXXEE domain-containing protein; translation: MLAPSWLWWAPLGSAALHIGEEFVYPGGFAAWDREFRPSIRSSITPKLHVIVNALLLLGCFCIAISGMPGAALGVGAFRFRSAVPASLSVPCWLGMAALLFSNAVFHLVGSYRTQRWSPGVRTGVLLYLPMALYGYWTFLHTGQVSPMTAGFAALCGGSYHLWSAWAHRWRARRRKG
- a CDS encoding tyrosine-type recombinase/integrase, yielding MQGRVRGLKRTAARRQRRAPPQTGLPQSRRATTWLQTFLLHLRASGCSPLTVEAYRRDLLVFATAHGALPDTASRDDVRTHLAAMVRSGANPGTVGRRLAALRRYFRHGVDQGDWASDPTLGLRPPQRQRVLPRHLDEAAALRLMDLPDTRRLEGKRDRAILELFYGTGMRLAELVGLDRDDVHLESENLRVLGKGNKERILPLTGCVHRAVSAYLAAAPVAVPEADGRLPLFLGRGRRRLSRRSVQRLVADAIRRTAAVSKASPHVLRHSFATHMLNAGADLRAVQELLGHSRLSTTQIYTHVSIERARKAYERAHPRA
- a CDS encoding DUF1801 domain-containing protein — its product is MTTKGSSPGVATFLAGLPPERRREAERVRDLVRRHLPAGYEEVVSKNMLVYQVPLERYSDTYNGQPLWYAALASEKSYLSLHLMPVYGDKGQAQRLEDGFRAAGKKLDMGKACIHFQAADDLALDVIGEVVGSTPVDRWVEIAATARRRKSR
- a CDS encoding amino acid-binding ACT domain-containing protein; this translates as MKDLTISLEHRPGALAEMGEALGRAGVSIEGGGAWVVGGQGVAHFLFADGKPARQALEAAGILVLAEREVLVQRLQQGVPGQLGQLTRRMAEAGVNIEVLYSDHEHQLILVVDDPVRGRAVSEAWSRETRG
- the topA gene encoding type I DNA topoisomerase; protein product: MSKSLVIVESPAKARTIKKYLGRNYEVKASVGHVIDLPKSELGVDVDNDFAPKYVTIKGKGKVLQELKAAGKKVDEVLLATDLDREGEAIAWHLQNFLASVQPNVKRILFNEITQRAIQEAIANPGDVDQRKVDAQQARRILDRLVGYMVSPVLWQVFYYGLSAGRVQSVALRLICEREREIRAFVPQEFWSITALLRAAGGDFEAKLRTWKGERAELGSQADADAVLAALASADWRVAQVEAKERRRNPYPPYITSSLQQDGARRLRFSAKKTMMLAQQLYEGVELGTEGPVGLITYMRTDSTRLSDQARGEGIDWIRAQLGEDYLAPTQRQFKQGKSVQDAHEAIRPTAGARTPEEVKRFLSPDQFALYDLVWRRFTASLMSSATYLATTADIEAGPAIFRATGSQLQFDGYLRVYPDVREKDEQEGVLPALANGQSLTLRELQPKQHFTEPPPRYTEATLIRELEERGIGRPSTYASIVSTIREREYVLKDGGRFTPTDLGMEVWEALEKAFPALFEVDFTARMESELDKVETGEDDWQTVVRDFYGPFSKVLEELKGDPQAMKQLLDHGEAVPCDKCGATLIKKWGRNGPFLACPNYPKCRNTKSLNGESAVVPLGKQCPKCGGEMVKKRGRYGEFGACQNYPDCKYTEPLSIGVNCPRGCGGHLALKRSGRGRTFYGCSRYPDCDYASWDKPTGEKCSACGVGDLVEKNTKAKGIFKKCPACKEEFVD
- the hslU gene encoding ATP-dependent protease ATPase subunit HslU — its product is MKTVDFVRLEAEQALTPRQIVVELDQYIVGQQAAKRAVAIALRNRWRRQRAPEALRGEILPNNIILIGPTGVGKTEIARRLARLARAPFVKVEATKFTEVGYVGRDVDSMVRDLAEVAVAEVKAEWSQRVEAEARERSEQRLLDLLLPHVAATDAEARERQERTREKLRDLLRAGELEERKVSVDVPTRSLPMFEIFSAAGSEEMGVNLSESLGGLFPGRRRRSELPVREARPLLHAEEVEKLVDMEKVRQEALHRAETAGIIFLDEIDKIAGHGPNVGPDVSRQGVQRDLLPIVEGSSVTTKHGVVRTDHILFVAAGAFHATKPSDLIPELQGRFPIRVELSSLDASDFVRILTEPKNALVRQYAALVEAEGGSLEFTPEAVTEIAGVAAQVNERSENIGARRLHTVMTTLLDEVLFDLPESGLKTILVDAAFVRRRLDHILRDEDLSRYIL
- the hslV gene encoding ATP-dependent protease subunit HslV, producing MPEIRSTTILGVRVRGGAALGGDGQVTLGTTVMKAGARKVRALRGGAVLAGFAGTAADGFTLFERIEKKLEEHSGRLARAAVELAKDWRSDRVLRRLDALMIVMDTEQGFIISGNGDVIEPDDGIMAVGAGGPYALAAARALVQSTELDAEDIVRRSLDIAADICIYTNRETTVLTLPGAR